A stretch of DNA from Oryzomicrobium terrae:
GCCGCCGCCATCAACGACGTGGTTGGCTGGCTGCTGCTGGCCCTCGTCACCACCCTAACCGTGGCCGACTTCAGCGGCCCGGACTTCGCCCTCAAGGTACTGCTGGTGGCCGTGTTCTTCGCCACCAGCTGGTTCGCCGTGCGCCCGGCGCTGAAGGCGGTGATCCGCTGGACCCAGCGCCAGGAGAGCCAGGGCTTTCGCCTCAACAACAACCTGCTGGGCATCGTCATCGCGGTGATCTTCATCGCCGGCATGACCACCTTCCAGCTCGGCATCTTCGCCATCTTCGGCGGCTTCATGATGGGCGTGATCCTGCACGACGAGCACGACCTGGTGGCCGCCTGGAAGGAGCGCATCGGCCACTTCGTCACCGTCTTCTTCCTGCCCATCTTCTTCACCTATACCGGGCTGCGCACTAACGTCGGCGGCCTCGACAGCCTGGCCGCCTGGGGCTGGTGCGCCCTGATCATCGCGTTGGCCACCGCCGGCAAGTTCGGCGGCTCCTACCTGGCAGCCCGCTCCTGCGGTCTGAGCCACCACGAGGCCAACGTGCTCGGCATCATGATGAACACCCGGGCCTTGATGGAGCTGATCGTCATCAACGTAGGCTACGACCTGGGGGTGATTTCCCAGCAGACCTTCACCATGCTGGTGCTGATGGCCATCGTCAGCACCGTGGTCACCACCCCGGGGCTGCGCCTATGGCTGCCCAAGATCGGCTTGGCGGTGCCGGGCAAGCCGGTCCGCGCCTAAGCGCTTCCGGACAGGATGATCCGGGGTGGAAGCTGGCGCCGGAATGCCCCGGCGCCAATTCCCGCAATCCCCGCTGCGCAAGACGGGAGCTCCTGCCATCGACTCCCAATCGGGGTCAATGGCGCCATGCTGCGGTCAAACCGCCACACAACGCCGAGCCTATCGTCGCCATAGCCAAACCGCCCCTTCCCCTGCCTTTTTTTTTTCGCTAGCATCCGTATTCGTTGATTCAGCACTCAGGCGGCCCCCGGAGCCCAGCTCCGTTCCTATCCCCTTCCGGTCGCCTCCCATCCCCTCCCGAGGCAAACGTTTCATGAGCGAACACATCCATTACGTCTCCGACGACTCCTTCGACGCAGAAGTGCTCCAGTCCCAGCAACCCGTGCTGGTCGATTACTGGGCCGAATGGTGCGGTCCCTGCAAGATGATCGCCCCGATCCTCGACGAAGTCGCCAGCGAGTATGCCGGCAAGCTGAAAGTGGCCAAGGTCAATATCGACGAAAACCAGGCCACGCCCGCCAAGTACGGCATCCGCGGCATCCCCACCCTGATGATTTTCAAGAACGGCAACGTGGAAGCCACCAAGGTCGGTGCCCTGAGCAAATCCCAGCTCACCGCCTTCATTGACAGCACCCTGTAAAGTCGCTACGCTGCGACGCAATGGCAGTCCGGTAA
This window harbors:
- the trxA gene encoding thioredoxin TrxA, which produces MSEHIHYVSDDSFDAEVLQSQQPVLVDYWAEWCGPCKMIAPILDEVASEYAGKLKVAKVNIDENQATPAKYGIRGIPTLMIFKNGNVEATKVGALSKSQLTAFIDSTL
- a CDS encoding cation:proton antiporter, producing MSAPAEAMHQVAVHKTELLLFFTLIQLSVIVLAGRIGGALALRFGQSAAVGEIIVGILLGPSLFGWLAPDLFAYVFRSSAPEPMQILSQIGLLLLMFQIGLEFDFGHLTEKRNRTAVTRVATAGLLLPFALGAGFGYVAAPLLNPGANAVASALFIGTAFSITALPILGRIMIEFDLTKTPLGVIAISAAAINDVVGWLLLALVTTLTVADFSGPDFALKVLLVAVFFATSWFAVRPALKAVIRWTQRQESQGFRLNNNLLGIVIAVIFIAGMTTFQLGIFAIFGGFMMGVILHDEHDLVAAWKERIGHFVTVFFLPIFFTYTGLRTNVGGLDSLAAWGWCALIIALATAGKFGGSYLAARSCGLSHHEANVLGIMMNTRALMELIVINVGYDLGVISQQTFTMLVLMAIVSTVVTTPGLRLWLPKIGLAVPGKPVRA